ACGGACCTGGTCCCTCGATGCTGAAGAACATCGAGCGCAGCGTCTGCTGGGCGTGGTCGTACCCGATGTACTCGGCGCCGTGATGCTCTTCGCCGTCGATACTCATCTCCTGCACGAGGAAGTGGCCGCCTGGAAGCCAGCGGCGGGTCACCGTGCCCGTGAAGGCCGAGCTGCCATCGAGGTCATGACCCTCGAGCCGCCACGTCCCCTCCAGGACGTCGAGTTCGCGCAGCTTCGGGTGAGGCTTCGGAGCGATGGGCCCGCTCGCCTGGTCGGTGTGCTCAGTCTCGGTCATCACGGCGATCCCTTCAGGCGGGCGGTGTGCTGGTGGTCGGCAGCTTGGACCCGCGGCCTAGGCGGAACTCATCGCCGCGACGTCGTCCAGCCTCTTCGTGCGGCCCGAGGCCGCGGTCGCGGACAGGTAGGACACGCAAACCCGACTCAGTACCGGGCCACATGGGTGTCCCTTAGGCCGCCTTCAGGCTGTCCTGCGCGCACGCAGTTGGCCGGATCTCGCAACCCGTGTTGCCGAAGCTCAGCCGCCGGTGAGCTCGGCGGGAGAGGTGATGACGTCGACCATCGCCCCCATCCGGAAGACGGTCATCGGCAGCGGGCGGCCGATCGCCTCGGCGAACAGCAGCCGCTGCAGGCTCTGCGCGTCGGCCACCGGTCGCCGGCCCGCCTCCAGCACCAGGTCGCCGGCCTTGAGCCCGGCGCGGTCGGCCGGTGCCCCGGGGACGACGTCGATGATCCGCAGCCCGCGACGGCGGCCGGTGCGCTCGGCCAGGTGCGCCGGCAGGGGCGCCGGGGTGCTGACCAGCCCCAGGTAGGCGCGGCGCACCCGGCCGTCGGCGACCAGCGACCCGATGATCCGCGAGCTGGTGTCGTTCATCGGGACGGCGAGGCCGAGACCCCACCCGGCGACGGCGGTGTTGATGCCGACCACCCGCGCCGACGAGTCGGCCAGCGCGCCGCCGGAGTTGCCCGGGTTGAGCGCGGCGTCGGTCTGGATGACGTCCTCGACCACCCGCGCCGTCCGCCCGTCGCGGGTGGGCAGCGACCGGCCCAGGCCGCTGATCACGCCCGCCGTCACGGAGCCGGCCAGGCCGAGCGGGTTGCCGACCGCGACGACCAGCTGGCCGACCCGCAGCGTCGAGGCGTCGCCGAGCACGGCGGGTGGGGGAGTGGCGGTCCGCGCCCGCACGACGGCGAGGTCGGACAGCGGATCGGCGCCCACGACGTCGACGTCGGCCTCGCTGCCGTCGCTGAACACGGCCCGTCCCCAGGTCGCCGCGGCCACGACGTGCGCGTTGGTCAGCAGCAGGCCGTCGCCGGTGAAGACGACCGCCGATCCCGCGCCCGAGCGGCCGCCCGGGCCGGTGACCTGCAGCGCCGCGACGTGCGGGGTGATCTCGGCCGCGACGGTGGTGACGATCCGCGAGTAGGCGTCGAGCGCGTCCTCGACTGGTGGTTCCGCTGCGAGACTCATCGCGCCTCCTGATTACCGGCTTACACCACCAGTGAACGCCTCCCTCCGGCAGCTGCCCACTCCCTCCGCCACGCCGTGGGCGAACACCGCCGCGATACTGGCGCGGTGACGACGGCCGCCCCGCAGCGACGACCACGGTGACCGCGTCGCAGGCCGCGCGGCGGGTCGCGGCGGAAGAGGCCTGGCGGAAGCTGCGGCCCCGGCTGGCACC
The Actinomycetes bacterium genome window above contains:
- a CDS encoding DUF1579 family protein; translation: MTETEHTDQASGPIAPKPHPKLRELDVLEGTWRLEGHDLDGSSAFTGTVTRRWLPGGHFLVQEMSIDGEEHHGAEYIGYDHAQQTLRSMFFSIEGPGPFCSFALEYFWQIEGDDLTIWHRFKDSPARFTGKIDRDAGTIEGRWEWPGGGYQATATRLDERG
- a CDS encoding trypsin-like peptidase domain-containing protein, giving the protein MSLAAEPPVEDALDAYSRIVTTVAAEITPHVAALQVTGPGGRSGAGSAVVFTGDGLLLTNAHVVAAATWGRAVFSDGSEADVDVVGADPLSDLAVVRARTATPPPAVLGDASTLRVGQLVVAVGNPLGLAGSVTAGVISGLGRSLPTRDGRTARVVEDVIQTDAALNPGNSGGALADSSARVVGINTAVAGWGLGLAVPMNDTSSRIIGSLVADGRVRRAYLGLVSTPAPLPAHLAERTGRRRGLRIIDVVPGAPADRAGLKAGDLVLEAGRRPVADAQSLQRLLFAEAIGRPLPMTVFRMGAMVDVITSPAELTGG